From one Humulus lupulus chromosome 8, drHumLupu1.1, whole genome shotgun sequence genomic stretch:
- the LOC133796294 gene encoding calcium-dependent protein kinase 27-like, with translation MASANVFDLYSTQEEEEVPLVRKKRLTRKHDGDPSQMPSAKKNRATVPSKDGPSGQTSAQPPAPLEKEIPPPPAPATTTSSPPAPTEQAQQAKGAPPGAKLSSHSLRSAKDRLAHILKHDRCKEAMAEAETMGAMLTMTVARARAGASVEQSCARELKLMEELRAAEARHAGELEVVTQQKDSLAADLVEKQASLESARKQREEYQEAS, from the exons ATGGCTTCTGCAAACGTCTTCGATCTCTACAGCactcaggaggaagaagaagttccctTGGTACGAAAGAAGAGATTGACCAGGAAACATGACGGGGACCCCAGTCAGATGCCTTCGGCCAAGAAGAACCGAGCCACCGTTCCTTcgaaggatgggccctctggtcAAACATCTGCCCAGCCTCCTGCTCCTCTCGAGAAGGAAATTCCACCTCCACCTGCTCCTGCTACCACGACTTCTTCACCTCCGGCCCCTACTGAACAGGCTCAACAAGCTAAGGGTGCTCCCCCTGGGGCTAAACTATCGAGCCACTCCCTAAGGTCGGCCAAGGATCGCCTTGCTCACATTCTTAAGCATGACCGCTGCAAAGAGGCCATGGCTGAAGCAGAAACAATGGga gcaatgctgaccatgACGGTTGCTCGTGCCCGCGCGGGTGCAAGCGTCGAGCAGTCTTGTGCTAGGGAGTTGAAGCTAATGGAGGAGCTTCGAGCCGCGGAGGCAAGGCACGCGGGAGAGCTGGAGGtggtgacccagcagaaggattctCTGGCTGCGGATCTGGTGGAGAAACAGGCCTCTTTGGAAAGTGCGAGAAAACAAAGAGAGGAATACCAGGAGGCCAGTTGA